The genomic interval GAGGCCGACGGCTACATGGAGGTCGAGACGCCCATCCTGCAGACCATCCAGGGCGGCGCGACGGCCAAGCCGTTCATCACTCACTTCAACGCGCTCAACCAGGCGTGCTACCTGCGCATCGCCACGGAGCTGCACCTGAAGCGCCTGCTTGTCGGCGGCTTCGAGCGCGTGTTCGAGCTGGGACGCATCTTCCGCAACGAGGGCATGGACCTGACGCACAACCCCGAGTTCACCACGATGGAGGCCTACTGCGCCTACAGCGACCTCGAGGGCATGAAGGAGCTGGCCGAGGGCGTCATCAAGGCCGCCAACGCCGTCGTCAACGACAGTGAGAAGATCGAGTACCAGGGCCAGACGATCGACCTGTCCGGCACGTGGCCGTCTATCCCCATGACGAAGGTCGTGTCGAACGCTCTGAGCGAGGACGTCGACCTCGACACGCCGGTCGAGCGCCTGCGCGAGCTGTGTGCCGCCAACGGCATCGAGACGAAGCCCGAGTGGGGCGCCGGCAAGCTCATCGCCGAGCTCTACGACGAGATCGGCGAGCCGACGCTCGTCAATCCGACGTTCGTGTGCGACTACCCCGTCGAGGTCTCGCCGCTGGCCAAGCGCTACGAGAGCGACCCGCGCCTGACGCACCGCTTCGAGCTCGTCATTGCAGGCCACGAGTACGCCAACGCGTTCTCTGAGCTCAACGACCCCGTCGACCAGGCTGCGCGCTTCCGTGCCGAGATCGCTGAGCGCGACTCGGGTGACGACGAGGCCATGCAGTACGACGCCGACTACGTGCGCGCTCTGGAGTACGGTATGCCGCCGGCTGGTGGCATCGGCATCGGCATCGACCGCGTCGTCATGCTGCTGACGAACGAGCCGTCCATCCGCGATGTGCTGCTGTTCCCGCACATGCGCCCCGAGAAGGGCGCCCCGACCGTCTCCGTTCCTTCTGCTGAGCCCACGGCCGACGCCGAGGCCGCCCCGGCACCCGCTGCCAGCTCGTATGCGCCCAACAAGGTGCCGACGGTCGACCTGGCCAACGTCAGGGTCGAGCCGCTGTTCGAGGACTTCGTCGACTTCGAGACGTTCAGCAAGTCCGACTTCCGCGCCGTCAAGGTCAAGGCGTGCGAGGCCGTGAAGAAGTCCAAGAAGCTGCTGCGCTTCACGCTCGATGACGGCTCGGGCACGGACCGCACGATCCTGTCGGGCATCCACGCGTACTACGAGCCCGAGGATCTCGTGGGCAAGACGCTCGTCGCCATCACGAACCTGCCGCCCCGCGCCATGATGGGCATCGAGTCGTGCGGCATGATCCTCAGCGCCGTACATGCTGAGGGCGAGGGCGACGAGGCATCTGAGCGTCTGAACGTGCTCATGCTTGACGACGCCATCCCGGCGGGCGCCAAGCTCTACTAAGGCCCGTCCGGGCGCCCGGCTGCGCACCGAGGAGAGGGGAGAGGGCCAGCGATGGCGGACTTTCTTGACGATCTGATCGGCCTGCAGAAGGAGTTCAAGGCCATCACCGACGACATCGAGACCGAGACGGCCGACCTGCGCGGCGTTTCGGTCGACAAAAAGGCGGCGGAGCTGTGGAGCCCGGGCGACTACAAGGTCGTGCCCAAGGCAAACGTCTCCATGTGCGTGCGCTGCCTCGAGCCTGAAGCGAGCTGCGACCTGTGCGAGCAGGTGTGCCCGACGAACGCCATCGAGTTCACTGACGACGGCGACGTCGACATCACGTCGGACTGCCGCAAGTGCGGCCTGTGCGTCGCGGCGTGCCCGACGGACGCCCTGACGTCGACGCTGTACAGCCCGCGCATCGCCTACGACAAGATCTGCAAGGCGGCCGAGGCCAACGAGATGGTCTACGTCACGTGCACGCGTTCGCTCAAGCACGCGCCGGCGGACGGCATGGTCGTGCTGCCGTGCGTCGGCGCCATCTCGGCCGAGACGTGGTACGCCATCCTGTGCGAGTACGGCAATGTCGGCGTCTACCTGCCGCCGCACATCTGCGACAAGTGCCGCACGACGGGCGGCGAGGACTTCTACACCGAGCAGATCGGCTGCGGCGAGTCGTGGTCGGGCGAGACGGTCGACCTGGAGACGAAGGAAAAGAACCTCGTGCTCGAGGTCGACCACAAGATCGAGCGCAAGCAGTTCGTCAGCAGCACGGCCAAGTCGCTCGGCATGACGGCGGCGAGCGTGACGCCGCTCACGGCCAAGCTCGCGCGCGCCGGCCAAAAGATCGCCGCGCACTCCAAGCAGATCACGAACCTGCAGAAGGCGCTCGACCGCATGTGCGGAGGCGCGAACTCCGAGGAGAAGGCGCGCGTGCTCGTGCCGCGCCGCCAGCTTCTGCTCGTGGCGCTGGCCGACCACCCCGACACGGCGGAAAACATCCTGTTCGACCTGCCGCAGATGACCGACGCGTGCACGGGCTGCGGCACGTGCGCCGAGCTCTGCCCGACACGCGCCATCGACATCAAGGACGGCAAGGCGACGGTCGTGTCGAGCCACTGCGTGACGTGCAGCTTGTGCGCCGACGTCTGCCCCGAGGAGGGCGCCGTCGAGTTCGTTGAGGTCGACGCCCGCAGGCTCATCGTCGACGACCCCGAGACGCGCAAGAAGGTGGCCGACAAGGAGCGCGAGGCCAAGCAGCGCGAGGAGGCCCGCCAGAAGACGAAGGAGTACGGCAAGAAGGCGCTGGACTTCCTGGAGGGGCAGGCCGACATCATCGAGGAGGAAGAGCGAGAGGAAGCGCAGCGCAAGGCGGAGCACGCGGCAAAGCCCAAGGCGAAGGCGAGCGCGCACGAGGCGGACGGCGAGAAGGCATAACCCGGGGTGGCCGGTAGGTTTACCACGGGACATCTGCACTTTTGCCGCTGGGGAACATTCCGTTGTTGTGTGCGAGAGCTGATAGTATTATGTACGTAGCGCGTGTATGTACGAGGTGGGCGCATGCGTGCCTGCCGGGTTAAGGAGGAGTGGGAAATGTCAGACGAGGAGAAGGTGAACGCCCCAGTCACCGGTTCCCCCGAGGCGCCGGCCGCCGGCGGCACCGTGGTCAGGAAGGCCAAGCATTGGCCTGTCGTGATCTCGGCCATCGCTGTTGTGGCCATCGCCGTGCTGGTTGCATTCTTGCACTGGCATGAGGAGCCGACGTTCTGCAACGCGTTCTGCCACCAGCCCATGGATCGCTATGTCGAGGGCTACTACAGCCAGGACATGTCCATGGAGGCGGCTGTCCACGAGCAGAACGGCGTGACGTGCCTGGGTTGCCACTGGACGCAGGCCAAGATGATGGACCTGGTCAACGAGGTTGTCGTGTGGGCCACCGATGGCTTCACCGACCCGCTGCACGATGAGACGGGCATCGCCAACGACGAGTTCTGCGGCAAGTGCCATGACGGCGTGACGGCTCCTACGAAGGAGTCCGCGACGGCCGACATGCCCTACGATCCGCACAACATCCCGGCTGACGTCGCCATGCACCAGACGGCCGGCGCTGACGGCGGTGCGATCATCTGCTCCGACTGCCACAAGGCCCACAAGGCGTCCACGATGATGTGCGCCGAGTGCCACGCTGACTACTTCAACGCCGAGAACGGCACCATTCCTGAGGGTTGGGCTGTCCCTGAGGACGCCAAGGCTCAGGTTTCGGAGAAGTACGGCATCTTTGATCCGCACAACTACCCGACCGACGTCGCCATGCACCAGACGGCTGGCGCCGACGGCGGTCCCATTGCGTGCGCCGACTGCCACAAGCCTGCGGGCGAGCAGTCTGTCATGATCTGCGCTCAGTGCCACGCCGACTCGTTCACGACCGAGAACGGCCTCGTGCCCGAGGGTTGGGTTGTGCCTGAGGGTGCCATCGACGTTCTGAGCATGGCTGCCGCTGCGGCTGCCGAGCCCGAGGAGGACAGCTCCGCTGCGTCCGCTGACGTGAGCGCTGTCGCCGACGGCACGTACACCGGCGAGGCCCAGGGCATGGAGTCCACCATCAAGGTCTCGGTGACCGTTGCCGGCGGCAAGATCACCGAGCTCACGGCCGAGGGCCAGGAGACCGAGGGCATCGGCTCCAAGGCGCTCGACGAGCTGCCCGGCGCCATCGTGGCCGCCGGCACGACGGATGGCGTCGACGGCATTGCCGGCGCGACCGTCACCTCCAAGGCCATCTTCGACGCGACGAACGCCGCACTGGGTGGCGGCTCCTCTGACGACGCGGCCGCCTCTGACGGCGCCGTGGACGTGAGCGCTATCGCCGATGGCACGTACGAGGGCACGGGCAAGGGCATCGGCGGCGACGTTCCCGTGAGCGTCACCGTTGCCGGCGGCAAGATCACCGAGGTCACCGTTGGTGACAACGCCGAGACGCAGGGCATCGGCACGAACGCCATCGAGCAGCTGCCCGAGGCCATCGTTGCTGCCAACGGCACCGCTGGCGTTGACGTCGTGTCCGGCGCGACCGTGACGTCGAAGGCCATCTTCGACGCCGTGGACGCCGCTCTGGCGAGCGCGTAAGCACACGAGGCAAACGCGCCCCGCATGCGCTAGCGAGGCGAAAGAGATCTACCGGGGTCGTCCGAGAGGACGGCCCCTTTTTGTTGGTGCAGGGCAGCGACCGTCTGCTGCCCCGAGCGCGTTTGCGCTACACTGGTTCGCAAGCGATGGCCTTACCGTAGGATCAGGCCGTCTCAACCTCACCTTCAACGTCAAGGAGCGTCATGTCCCTCTCCATCGGCATCGTCGGCCTGCCCAACGTCGGCAAGTCAACTCTGTTCACGGCTCTCACAAAGCAGGGCGGTCTTGCGGCGAACTACCCGTTCGCCACGATCGACCCCAACGTCGGCATCGTCGACGTGCCTGACCCCCGTCTCCAGAAGCTGGCCGACATCGTGCACCCAGGGCGCATCGTTCCGGCGACGGTCGAGTTCGTTGACATCGCAGGCCTCGTGAAGGGCGCGAGCGAGGGAGAGGGGCTCGGAAACCAGTTCCTCGCCAACATTCGTGAAGCCGACGCTATCTGCGAGGTTGTTCGATACTTCTCCGACCCTGACGTCGTGCACGTGGCGGGCAAGGTCGACCCAGCGAGCGACGTCGACACGATCGGCACCGAGCTCATCCTGGCTGACATGGGCACGATCGAGCGCGCGCTGCCGAAGGCCGAGAAAGAGGCGCACCGCGGCGACAAGCTCAGCGTGACGAAGCTCGCCACGATGAAGCGCCTCTCCGCATGGTTTGATGAGGGCAAGCCCGCTCGCCTCATGGACATGACTGATGACGAGAAGGCGAGTGTTCACGACCTGTTTCTGCTGACGATGAAGCCGATCCTCTACGTCGCCAACGTCGACGAGGACGGTCTGACGGCTGACCTCGCTCCTATTGATGGCGTGAAGCCGCTGCCCATCTGTGCCCAGGTCGAGGCGGAGCTCTCTGAGCTGTCCGACGAGGAGGCCGCCGAGTACCTCGAGAGCCTCGGGCTTGAGGAGAGCGGCCTGGCCCACCTGGCGCGCGCGGCCTATCAGCTGCTTGGCCTGCAGTCGTTCTTCACGGCCGGCGAGATGGAGGTCAAGGCGTGGACGGTGCGCATCGGCGCGACGGCGCCTCAGGCGGCCGGCGTCATCCACTCCGACTTCGAGCGCGGTTTCATCAAGGCGGAGACGATCTCGTATGAGGACTACGTCGCGCTCGGTGGCGAGGCGGGAGCCAGGGCTGCGGGCAGGCTGCGCATGGAGGGCAAGGACTACGTGGTGGCTGACGGCGACGTCATGCACTTCCGCTTCAACGTGTAACGCAGGGATGCTCTGGGCTCGAAGCGGCTGAAATTCATACGCGAAGGCCTGGATTGTCCGGGTATTCTTACTCCACAAATGGGTACAAATAGGTCAGGGACAGCGACGGGGCTACCGCCGCAGTTCCTGACCGTTTTTTATACAGGCACCCTGCGAGGAGGATGATCGCCATGACGACCACCGAAGCCTACATCATCGAGCCAGAACGAAAGTCAAAGCACTACAAGTGGTGGTTTGTGGCGCTGGGGGCTGTCATCACGCTGTTGGGCGTCGCCTGCCTCATCTGGCCGGCCCCCGCGCTCATGGCGGTGGCGATTACGGCGGGTATCGGCTTTCTTGCAGCGGGCGTCAGCGCCATCGCGGCGTTCTTTGACATGGGAGGTTTCGCCCCGCTCAGCGGATGGTCGCTGCTCAACGGCATCATTGACGTACTGCTCGGCGTCATGTTCCTTGTCGAGCCCATGGTTGGCGGCATCACGGTTGCATGGATGGTGGGCATCTTCGTCGTGGTCGCCGGCGTCATGGACGGTGTGGCGAGCTGGCGCATGCGCGGCATCACCGGAAATGGCATGTGCGCCCTGGGTATCGTGGGCGCCGTGCTGACCGTCATCTTTGGCATCCTCATGATGGCTATGCCGGCGCTCTTCATCATCTACCTCGGGTGCATGCTCGTCATGCGCGGCATCATAATCGTGGTGGCCGCCTTCCAGATCTCCGCGTTCGTCAAGCGCCTCAAGTCCTAGGCGTTCTCCGCTTGACGGGCATCGCGACGTCCCCGGCTGGGCGATGAACGGGGTGGTGGCGCAATGCAAGGGACTCAATAACAATAGGGCCGGCTCGCCTGTGTTGGACAGGCGAGCCGGCCCTGCTCGTGTGGAACAAGATGGCTAGCTGGCGCGAGCGCTAGTCGAGGTGAAAGGCGCAGTGCAGATCGGTGGAGACGGGGCTCTCGTCCGGGTTGGTCTCCATGACGGATGCCATGAAGTGCCACCAGCGCTTGCACACCTCGGTCTGAGCGCTTGTGTCGTAGTGTGCCGGGTCCTTGACCTCGATGTAGCCAAAGAGTGTGTCGGAGTCAGGGTCGATGAAGATCGAGTAGTTGCGTGCGCCGTACTCGTGGAGCATGTCGGCCATCTCGGGCCACAGCTCGTTGTGGCGCCGCTCGTACTCCTCCTTGAAGCCGGGGAAGAGCTTCATCTTGAAGCCCTCGATCACGTATCCATCCGCTGTGCGACGTGGATTCTCCTCAGCCATCAGCTTCCTTCTCTCTTGTCGGGCCTACAGGTTGGAGCCGTAGCGCTCACGGGTGATCTCGTCGAGCGTGCGGCCCTGCGTCTTCGGGCATCCGACGACGCCGACGATCAGCGAGATCGCGAGGAAACCGCACATGATGACGGCAATGGTCGTAAAGCCCGCGTTGGTCGAGACGTCGATGATGCCGACAGCCACGATGGACCAGATGCCGAGCACGCCGCGCACGAGGAAAAACATGATGCCCTGAACGCCGCCGCGATACTGCGTCGGGAAGAGCTCGGTCGACCACAGCGCGTAGAAGCACTGGGCGGAGAAGCCAGCGGAGACGCCCCAGAGGATGACGTAGGCCCACAGAACCCAACCGAGGCTCTCGTTGGCGCCGTTCGGGTCGAACTGCGTGCCGAAGTACGCCATGACGGCCCAGGAAAGCAACGCGAGCAGGGCGGAGACGCCAAACAGCACGCGGTGGGAAATCTTGTCGCCGAGCTTGGAGAAGATGACGAGCGAGCACACGGCGCACAGGACCCACTGCGCCGTCGAGAGCAGCGAGATCGTCGTGTCGTTCAGGTTGCCGGCCGCCTTGTAAAGGTAGGGCATGAACTGGCCGTTGCTGCCGGCCACGAGGTTCCACGTGAGGTAGACGCACACGAGGAACAGGATCGTCTTGACGTTGACGCTGTTCTTGAGGGCGCGGGCCATCATGGAGCCAAAGCCCTCATGGCTGGACTCTTGGGCGCGCTTCTCGGCCCAGTCCTGCGACTCCTTGAGCTTGCGCTGCAGGTTCCATGCGATAAGCGCGATGACGAAGAGCACGGCCATGATGATGCGCGAAGCGAGCAGGCCGTCAAACGGGCCGTACGTCCCCGCTGCGAGCAGTGTCTTGCCGTCGGCGCCGAACGCCGGGAACACGAAGGAGAGCACGAGCGATAGCGCGAAGATGGCCGCGGGGCCCATGGACCAGGCGAACTGCGAGATGCCGATGTTGGCGGCGCGCTGCGTGGACTGCGAGGTCTCGGAGATGTAGCTCCACGAGGCGGGCACGCCGGCGCCGACGGACAGGCCGGAGATGACGATGCCGAGCACGACCATGGGCAGGTTGACGGCACACATCATGAGCAGTACGCCGAGTGCGTAGACGAGCAGGTTGAACTTGTAGATGATCGTTCGCCCGTAACGGTCGGTCAGAAAGCCTCCGACAAGGGCGCCGATGGCGGCGCCGAACGCGTTGGCGCCGATGGCACCGAGAATGGACGTCCACAGCGAGCCAAAGCCAAACGCGACGGCCCACGCGCTCAGGCAGACGCTAGAACCTACGATGCAGCCGGAGTCCAGGAAGTTCGTCAATGACACGGCGATGGTGCTCTTCCTACTCTCCCTTGCCGATGGATCGGATGACACGGCAGCTCCCCTCTCGGGATGATGAATAGGGCGTGCGGCCAGGCCGTCGTGCTTCAGGGCGACACTTTCCGGGCGTTTGCAAGCGCGTGGCATGACCGCTGCGCACAATAACGCCTGGCGACCGTTCACAGGGAAAATCATAGAGAAGCGGACTGAATGTGTACGCAAGCGGTTGACAACGTCGTACTATGGGGCTGCGGGGCGCGAGCTATCTGGTTCGCGACACCGCGTCGGTTCCGAACCTCGACCAAGGGGAGCCATGGCACGAAGGACGAAGATCGTCTGTACCCTGGGCAGCGCTAGTGACAGCGAACGCGTGCTGGAGGGGATGGTCGCAGCCGGCATGGACGTGGCTCGCGTAAACCTCTCGTATGGGTGCCGCGAAGAGGTGCGCGCCCGAGTCGAGCGTCTCAAGCGCGTGCGCACGCGGCTCAAGTCACACGTCGCGCTCATGTTCGACACAAAGGGGCCCGAGGTACGCACCGGCGCGCTTGCCGACAACCGGCCCGTGCGCCTCGTGGCTGGCATGCGCTTCACGCTGACGCCGCGTGCGGTGCAGGGCACCGCCCGCATCGTCTCGCAAACCTACCCGGATCTGGCGCGCCACGTGGGGCCCGGCACGATCATCCTTCTGGACAGTGGCCGTATCGAGCTCGCCGTTGACGAGGTGGCGGGCGACGACGTCGTCTGCACGGTGCAGACGACGGGCGAGCTTGGCCCGCACAAGGCGCTCAACGTGCCCGGGACGCCGCTCGACCTGCCGGCCATCACCGACGCCGATCGCGACGACATCCTTTACGGTATCGAGGCCGGCATCGATTATCTGGCCCTGTCGTTCGTGCGCGACGCCGCGTGCGTTGAGACGGCCCGGGCGTTTCTGGCGGAGCATGGCGATGCTGGCATCAAGATCATCGCGAAGATCGAGGATGCCGAGGGTGTCGAGAACCTCGACGAGATCGTGGCGGCTGCCGACGGCGTGATGATCGCACGCGGTGATCTGGGCCTCGAGGTGCCTTTCGAGCGGGTGCCCGGCATCCAGCACCGCGTCGTGGCGGCGTGCAACCGGCGGTACAAGCCGGTCATCGTGGCGACGCAGATTCTCGACTCCATGGTACGCAACCCCAGCCCGACGCGCGCGGAGGTCTCCGACGTGGCAAGCGCCATCGCGGATGGGGCAGACGCGCTGCTGCTCTCGGTGGGCACGGCGGCCGGCAAGTACCCCGTCGAGACCGTTCGCGCCCTGGACAAGGTTGCCTGCGCTGCCGAGGACGGGCTTGACGAAAGCACGCACCTCGACGACCACGCGCGCAACGCGGCAGAGGGCGTCGTGAGCTCGGTTGCCATCGCCGCAGCCCAGACGGCGGAGCGCGTGGGGGCGCGCTGCATCGTGACGCCGACGATGGAGGGCAAGACCGCGCGCATGGTGTCGAGCTTCCGCTCGGCGCTGCCGGTCTATGCGGTGACGCCGCGCGAGGAGACGGCGCGCCGCCTCATGCTGTACTGGGGCGTCACGCCGCTGATCGGCGACGTCGAGGGCCCGGCCGACAAGGTCATTGCGAACGCGCGCCAGGTGCTCGTCGACGCGGGCTTGCTCGCGGTGGGCGACGTCGCGGTGTTCACGGCGGGCGACCGTGCCACGAGTCCCGTCGTTGGCTCTTCGACAATGACGAACATGATGTATGTCGTGCAGGTGAAGTAGCGAACTGGCGGATCGGGACGGCGCTTCCCGCTTGTGCGGGGCGCCCGACGTCGTGCCCGGCCGCGGGGATCGAAGGATACGGACATGCCAACCTACCATCTCGCCATCGACATCGGTGCCTCAAGCGGGCGCGCCATCCTGGGCTGGCTCGCTTCTGACGGCCGCCTTGAGCTGCGGGAGGTTCACCGCTTCGACAACGCGCAGTGCCGCGTGGACGGTCATGACTGCTGGGACGTCGATATGCTGCTCGAGGGCATCCTCGACGGCCTGGCACGCTGCCACGAGTGTGGGTGCGAGCCGGCGACGATGGGCATCGACACATGGGGCGTCGACTTCGTGTTGCTCGACGCCGACGGGCGGCCGACGACCGACGCCGTGGCCTACCGCGATGCGCGCACGCACGGCATTTACGCGCAAGCAGACGCCCTGCTCGACCCGACGCTTCACTATCGGCTGACCGGCATCCAGCGCCAGCCGTTCAACACGGTCTATCAACTGTTGGCGTTGGCGGGGGAGCACCCGGAGCAGGTCGAGGCCGCCACGCGCTTCCTCATGATGCCGGAGTACCTGAACTACCTGCTCACGGGTGTGATGGCCAACGAGTACACCAACGCGACGACGACGGGGATGCTCAACGCGCGTACGAAGGACTGGGAGTCCGGCGTGCTCGAGGCGTTTGGCATTCCTGCGGGCATGTTTGAGCGACCGGTGATGCCTGGCGCGACGATCGGGGGCCTGCTGCCGCGCTGGCGCGAGCGCGTGGGCTTTGATGCGCAGGTTATGCTGCCGGCTACGCACGACACCGGGTCGGGCTACCTCGCGATTCCAGCGACCGACGCCGACGCCGTCTACATCAGCAGCGGCACGTGGAGCCTGCTGGGCGTTGAGAACGAGGGGCCGATCACGAGCGACGCGGCGCGCCTCCAGAACTTCACGAACGAGGGCGGCTTCCAATATCGCTTCCGCTTCCTGAAGAACATCATGGGGCTGTGGATGATCCAGTCCATCCGTCGCGAGCTCAACGGCGTGGACTACGTGGCCGGCAAGGGCGGCGATCACGCGCGCGCTCGGGAAATGGCGGCCGCGATGGCGCCCGACGGCTCTGCCCACGAGTTCAGCTTCCCCGAGCTGGCGGAGCTTGCTCGCGGCTGTGAGAGCTTCACTTCCATCGTCAACGTCAACGACGATGCCTTCCTCGCGCCCGACTCCATGGTCGACGCCGTGTGCACGATGTGTCGGGAGACGGGCCAGGCCGAGCCTCAGAGCGTCGGCGAGGTCATGCAGTGCGTCTACCGTAGCCTTGTGCGCTGCTACGCCGAGGCCATCGAGGACCTGTCGTTTCTCACGGGGCGTCGCTACACGTCCATCAACATCGTGGGCGGCGGCTGTCAGGACACCTATCTCAACGAGCTCACGGCCCGGGCCACGGGCCTGCCGGTATATGCGGGCCCCGTCGAGGGCACAGCCCTTGGTAACCTCATGGTGCAGATGATCGCTGCCGGCGAGTTCGCCGATCTGGCCGCTGCCCGTGATGCGATACG from Coriobacteriia bacterium carries:
- the lysS gene encoding lysine--tRNA ligase, translated to MAQDESTRTDEVPATTDERALRLAKRQAIIDAGGEPYPEHSDVTDHVSGLQARYAELEAGTDTADVVTVAGRIRAKRGQGKVAFVVIQDATGSLQLFCRIDDLGEQGMAYVADLDLGDIVQATGVVMRTRRGELSVAPTGVKLLSKGIRPLPEKFHGLSDKETRYRQRYVDLIVNDDVRATFRKRSAIVSAFRRYMEADGYMEVETPILQTIQGGATAKPFITHFNALNQACYLRIATELHLKRLLVGGFERVFELGRIFRNEGMDLTHNPEFTTMEAYCAYSDLEGMKELAEGVIKAANAVVNDSEKIEYQGQTIDLSGTWPSIPMTKVVSNALSEDVDLDTPVERLRELCAANGIETKPEWGAGKLIAELYDEIGEPTLVNPTFVCDYPVEVSPLAKRYESDPRLTHRFELVIAGHEYANAFSELNDPVDQAARFRAEIAERDSGDDEAMQYDADYVRALEYGMPPAGGIGIGIDRVVMLLTNEPSIRDVLLFPHMRPEKGAPTVSVPSAEPTADAEAAPAPAASSYAPNKVPTVDLANVRVEPLFEDFVDFETFSKSDFRAVKVKACEAVKKSKKLLRFTLDDGSGTDRTILSGIHAYYEPEDLVGKTLVAITNLPPRAMMGIESCGMILSAVHAEGEGDEASERLNVLMLDDAIPAGAKLY
- a CDS encoding 4Fe-4S binding protein codes for the protein MADFLDDLIGLQKEFKAITDDIETETADLRGVSVDKKAAELWSPGDYKVVPKANVSMCVRCLEPEASCDLCEQVCPTNAIEFTDDGDVDITSDCRKCGLCVAACPTDALTSTLYSPRIAYDKICKAAEANEMVYVTCTRSLKHAPADGMVVLPCVGAISAETWYAILCEYGNVGVYLPPHICDKCRTTGGEDFYTEQIGCGESWSGETVDLETKEKNLVLEVDHKIERKQFVSSTAKSLGMTAASVTPLTAKLARAGQKIAAHSKQITNLQKALDRMCGGANSEEKARVLVPRRQLLLVALADHPDTAENILFDLPQMTDACTGCGTCAELCPTRAIDIKDGKATVVSSHCVTCSLCADVCPEEGAVEFVEVDARRLIVDDPETRKKVADKEREAKQREEARQKTKEYGKKALDFLEGQADIIEEEEREEAQRKAEHAAKPKAKASAHEADGEKA
- a CDS encoding FMN-binding protein; amino-acid sequence: MSDEEKVNAPVTGSPEAPAAGGTVVRKAKHWPVVISAIAVVAIAVLVAFLHWHEEPTFCNAFCHQPMDRYVEGYYSQDMSMEAAVHEQNGVTCLGCHWTQAKMMDLVNEVVVWATDGFTDPLHDETGIANDEFCGKCHDGVTAPTKESATADMPYDPHNIPADVAMHQTAGADGGAIICSDCHKAHKASTMMCAECHADYFNAENGTIPEGWAVPEDAKAQVSEKYGIFDPHNYPTDVAMHQTAGADGGPIACADCHKPAGEQSVMICAQCHADSFTTENGLVPEGWVVPEGAIDVLSMAAAAAAEPEEDSSAASADVSAVADGTYTGEAQGMESTIKVSVTVAGGKITELTAEGQETEGIGSKALDELPGAIVAAGTTDGVDGIAGATVTSKAIFDATNAALGGGSSDDAAASDGAVDVSAIADGTYEGTGKGIGGDVPVSVTVAGGKITEVTVGDNAETQGIGTNAIEQLPEAIVAANGTAGVDVVSGATVTSKAIFDAVDAALASA
- the ychF gene encoding redox-regulated ATPase YchF, which codes for MSLSIGIVGLPNVGKSTLFTALTKQGGLAANYPFATIDPNVGIVDVPDPRLQKLADIVHPGRIVPATVEFVDIAGLVKGASEGEGLGNQFLANIREADAICEVVRYFSDPDVVHVAGKVDPASDVDTIGTELILADMGTIERALPKAEKEAHRGDKLSVTKLATMKRLSAWFDEGKPARLMDMTDDEKASVHDLFLLTMKPILYVANVDEDGLTADLAPIDGVKPLPICAQVEAELSELSDEEAAEYLESLGLEESGLAHLARAAYQLLGLQSFFTAGEMEVKAWTVRIGATAPQAAGVIHSDFERGFIKAETISYEDYVALGGEAGARAAGRLRMEGKDYVVADGDVMHFRFNV
- a CDS encoding DUF308 domain-containing protein, translating into MTTTEAYIIEPERKSKHYKWWFVALGAVITLLGVACLIWPAPALMAVAITAGIGFLAAGVSAIAAFFDMGGFAPLSGWSLLNGIIDVLLGVMFLVEPMVGGITVAWMVGIFVVVAGVMDGVASWRMRGITGNGMCALGIVGAVLTVIFGILMMAMPALFIIYLGCMLVMRGIIIVVAAFQISAFVKRLKS
- the rhaM gene encoding L-rhamnose mutarotase, whose amino-acid sequence is MAEENPRRTADGYVIEGFKMKLFPGFKEEYERRHNELWPEMADMLHEYGARNYSIFIDPDSDTLFGYIEVKDPAHYDTSAQTEVCKRWWHFMASVMETNPDESPVSTDLHCAFHLD
- a CDS encoding MFS transporter, which gives rise to MPRACKRPESVALKHDGLAARPIHHPERGAAVSSDPSARESRKSTIAVSLTNFLDSGCIVGSSVCLSAWAVAFGFGSLWTSILGAIGANAFGAAIGALVGGFLTDRYGRTIIYKFNLLVYALGVLLMMCAVNLPMVVLGIVISGLSVGAGVPASWSYISETSQSTQRAANIGISQFAWSMGPAAIFALSLVLSFVFPAFGADGKTLLAAGTYGPFDGLLASRIIMAVLFVIALIAWNLQRKLKESQDWAEKRAQESSHEGFGSMMARALKNSVNVKTILFLVCVYLTWNLVAGSNGQFMPYLYKAAGNLNDTTISLLSTAQWVLCAVCSLVIFSKLGDKISHRVLFGVSALLALLSWAVMAYFGTQFDPNGANESLGWVLWAYVILWGVSAGFSAQCFYALWSTELFPTQYRGGVQGIMFFLVRGVLGIWSIVAVGIIDVSTNAGFTTIAVIMCGFLAISLIVGVVGCPKTQGRTLDEITRERYGSNL
- the pyk gene encoding pyruvate kinase, encoding MARRTKIVCTLGSASDSERVLEGMVAAGMDVARVNLSYGCREEVRARVERLKRVRTRLKSHVALMFDTKGPEVRTGALADNRPVRLVAGMRFTLTPRAVQGTARIVSQTYPDLARHVGPGTIILLDSGRIELAVDEVAGDDVVCTVQTTGELGPHKALNVPGTPLDLPAITDADRDDILYGIEAGIDYLALSFVRDAACVETARAFLAEHGDAGIKIIAKIEDAEGVENLDEIVAAADGVMIARGDLGLEVPFERVPGIQHRVVAACNRRYKPVIVATQILDSMVRNPSPTRAEVSDVASAIADGADALLLSVGTAAGKYPVETVRALDKVACAAEDGLDESTHLDDHARNAAEGVVSSVAIAAAQTAERVGARCIVTPTMEGKTARMVSSFRSALPVYAVTPREETARRLMLYWGVTPLIGDVEGPADKVIANARQVLVDAGLLAVGDVAVFTAGDRATSPVVGSSTMTNMMYVVQVK
- a CDS encoding rhamnulokinase, producing the protein MPTYHLAIDIGASSGRAILGWLASDGRLELREVHRFDNAQCRVDGHDCWDVDMLLEGILDGLARCHECGCEPATMGIDTWGVDFVLLDADGRPTTDAVAYRDARTHGIYAQADALLDPTLHYRLTGIQRQPFNTVYQLLALAGEHPEQVEAATRFLMMPEYLNYLLTGVMANEYTNATTTGMLNARTKDWESGVLEAFGIPAGMFERPVMPGATIGGLLPRWRERVGFDAQVMLPATHDTGSGYLAIPATDADAVYISSGTWSLLGVENEGPITSDAARLQNFTNEGGFQYRFRFLKNIMGLWMIQSIRRELNGVDYVAGKGGDHARAREMAAAMAPDGSAHEFSFPELAELARGCESFTSIVNVNDDAFLAPDSMVDAVCTMCRETGQAEPQSVGEVMQCVYRSLVRCYAEAIEDLSFLTGRRYTSINIVGGGCQDTYLNELTARATGLPVYAGPVEGTALGNLMVQMIAAGEFADLAAARDAIRTSFEIKEIRA